The Stenotrophomonas maltophilia genome includes a region encoding these proteins:
- a CDS encoding sugar porter family MFS transporter has protein sequence MSPAQPSIALHGGENTAFIVLISCVATLGGFLFGFDSGVINGTVDGLRQAFNSSEAALGFEVASMLLGCAIGAFLAGWLGDRLGRRGVLIVSALMFLVSALGAGAAHASWLFIAARVLGGFAVGAASVMSPAYIAEVASARYRGRLATVQQMAIICGLFAAFLSNYLLARAAGASTEPLWLGHEAWRWMFWMQALPSGLFLLLLLVIPESPRFLVLKGRQQQARAVLARLYGEAAAAAKQAEIETSLAQDQHKPRFSDLRDTVSRKLRPILWVGIGLAMFQQLVGINVVFYYGAVLWQAVGFSESDALLINVLSGGLSIGACLLTVLLIDRIGRKPLLWIGSVGMSVALVLMVVAFASGSLPDGRLQLSDGMGRLALVAANVYVVFFNMSWGPVMWVMLGEMFPNQIRGPALAVAGAAQWTSNFAITVTFPMLLAGIGLAGAYGIYTVAAILSIVFVVRYVRETKGKELEQMEG, from the coding sequence ATGTCACCAGCCCAGCCCAGCATCGCACTCCATGGCGGTGAGAACACTGCATTCATCGTCCTGATCAGCTGCGTGGCCACGCTCGGTGGATTCCTGTTCGGCTTCGACAGTGGTGTCATCAATGGCACCGTCGATGGCCTGCGTCAGGCCTTCAACTCCAGCGAGGCGGCGCTCGGTTTCGAAGTCGCCTCGATGCTGCTGGGCTGCGCGATCGGTGCGTTCCTGGCCGGCTGGCTGGGCGACCGCCTGGGACGCCGCGGCGTCCTGATCGTGTCGGCGCTGATGTTCCTGGTTTCGGCGCTGGGCGCCGGCGCAGCCCACGCCTCGTGGCTGTTCATCGCGGCCCGCGTGCTGGGCGGCTTTGCAGTAGGGGCGGCCAGCGTGATGTCGCCGGCCTACATCGCCGAGGTGGCCTCGGCGCGCTATCGCGGGCGCCTGGCCACAGTGCAGCAGATGGCGATCATCTGCGGCCTGTTCGCGGCGTTCCTCAGCAACTACCTGCTGGCCCGCGCCGCCGGGGCGTCGACCGAGCCGTTGTGGCTGGGTCATGAGGCCTGGCGCTGGATGTTCTGGATGCAGGCGCTGCCGTCGGGGCTGTTCCTGCTGTTGTTGCTGGTGATTCCGGAAAGCCCGCGCTTCCTGGTCCTGAAGGGGCGCCAGCAGCAGGCGAGGGCGGTGCTCGCGCGGCTGTACGGCGAGGCCGCAGCGGCGGCCAAGCAGGCCGAGATCGAAACCAGCCTGGCCCAGGACCAGCACAAGCCGCGCTTCAGCGACCTGCGCGACACGGTCAGCCGCAAGCTGCGGCCGATCCTGTGGGTGGGTATTGGCCTGGCCATGTTCCAGCAGCTGGTCGGCATCAACGTGGTGTTCTACTACGGCGCAGTGCTGTGGCAGGCGGTCGGCTTTTCGGAAAGCGACGCGCTGTTGATCAACGTGCTGTCCGGTGGGCTGAGCATCGGTGCCTGCCTGCTGACGGTGCTGTTGATCGACCGCATCGGGCGCAAGCCGCTGCTGTGGATCGGCTCGGTCGGCATGTCGGTGGCGCTGGTGCTGATGGTGGTCGCGTTCGCCAGTGGAAGCCTGCCCGACGGTCGACTGCAGTTGTCCGACGGCATGGGCCGGCTGGCGCTGGTCGCGGCCAATGTCTACGTGGTGTTCTTCAACATGTCCTGGGGCCCGGTGATGTGGGTGATGCTGGGCGAGATGTTCCCCAACCAGATCCGCGGCCCGGCGTTGGCTGTTGCCGGTGCGGCGCAGTGGACGTCGAATTTCGCGATCACCGTGACCTTCCCGATGCTGCTGGCCGGCATCGGCCTGGCCGGCGCCTATGGCATCTACACGGTGGCGGCCATCCTCTCGATCGTCTTCGTGGTCCGCTACGTGCGCGAGACCAAGGGCAAGGAGCTGGAGCAGATGGAAGGCTGA
- the pcnB gene encoding polynucleotide adenylyltransferase PcnB, translated as MGNPETSTGSANIISSATSPFSLRVIPRDQHTISRKDISPNALRVLYRLRDAGFGAYLVGGAVRDLLVNGQPKDFDVATDATPEQVKQLFRNCRLIGRRFRLAHVVFGREIIEVATFRANSDDGSGDREMENGMLVRDNVYGTIEDDAVRRDFTCNALYYAIEDFSVRDYTGGFEDVQARLMKLIGDPVQRYQEDPVRMLRAVRLAAKLGFQIEEGTAAPIPQLAGLLNEAAPARLFEEVLKLFLSGHGVASFEGLERYGLLDVLFPESARALKSNRTGALRRMLVEGLANTDARVANDEPVSPAFLFALLLWPAFCRAQATLLKQGVAPEEAQRRAADRVTVQQLSTIALPRRFSLPMQEIWLLQSRFSSRQRKRVFRTLTHPRFRAAFDFLSLRQVASAEHAADVEFWREAQAQSGRELESSLDAMHSEEGDDENGAPLKRRRRRRRPGASAGAAGE; from the coding sequence TTGGGCAATCCCGAAACTTCAACCGGAAGCGCCAACATCATTTCCTCTGCTACATCACCGTTCAGCCTGCGCGTCATCCCGCGCGACCAGCACACGATCTCCCGCAAGGACATCAGCCCGAACGCCCTGCGCGTGCTTTATCGCCTGCGCGATGCCGGCTTCGGCGCCTACCTTGTCGGCGGCGCGGTGCGCGACCTGCTGGTCAATGGCCAACCCAAGGATTTCGACGTGGCCACCGACGCCACGCCCGAACAGGTCAAGCAGCTGTTCCGCAACTGCCGCCTGATCGGCCGCCGTTTCCGCCTCGCCCACGTTGTGTTCGGCCGCGAGATCATCGAAGTCGCCACCTTCCGCGCCAACAGCGATGACGGCAGTGGCGACCGCGAGATGGAAAACGGCATGCTTGTGCGCGACAACGTGTACGGCACCATCGAAGACGACGCCGTCCGCCGCGACTTCACCTGCAACGCCCTGTACTACGCCATCGAGGACTTCTCGGTGCGTGATTACACCGGTGGCTTCGAAGACGTGCAGGCGCGCCTGATGAAGCTCATCGGCGACCCGGTACAGCGCTACCAGGAAGACCCGGTGCGCATGCTGCGCGCCGTGCGCCTGGCGGCCAAGCTCGGCTTCCAGATCGAAGAGGGCACCGCCGCGCCGATCCCGCAGCTGGCTGGCCTGCTCAACGAAGCCGCGCCGGCACGCCTGTTCGAGGAAGTGCTGAAGCTGTTCCTGTCCGGGCACGGCGTGGCCAGCTTCGAAGGCCTGGAGCGCTACGGTCTGCTCGACGTGCTGTTCCCGGAAAGCGCCAGGGCGTTGAAGTCCAACCGCACCGGCGCGCTGCGCCGCATGCTGGTAGAGGGCCTGGCCAATACCGATGCCCGCGTGGCCAACGACGAGCCGGTCTCGCCGGCGTTCCTGTTCGCGCTGTTGCTGTGGCCGGCGTTCTGCCGCGCCCAGGCGACCCTGCTCAAGCAGGGCGTGGCGCCGGAAGAGGCGCAGCGTCGTGCCGCCGACCGCGTCACCGTGCAGCAGCTGAGCACCATCGCGCTGCCGCGCCGCTTCTCGCTGCCGATGCAGGAAATCTGGCTGCTGCAGTCGCGTTTCAGCTCGCGCCAGCGCAAGCGCGTGTTCCGCACGCTCACCCATCCGCGCTTCCGCGCCGCGTTCGACTTCCTCAGCCTGCGCCAGGTGGCCTCGGCCGAGCACGCTGCCGATGTTGAATTCTGGCGCGAGGCACAGGCCCAGTCCGGCCGCGAGCTGGAATCGTCGCTGGACGCGATGCACAGCGAAGAGGGCGATGACGAGAACGGAGCACCGCTCAAGCGTCGCCGTCGTCGCCGCCGCCCGGGGGCCTCGGCCGGTGCAGCTGGCGAATAA
- the folK gene encoding 2-amino-4-hydroxy-6-hydroxymethyldihydropteridine diphosphokinase yields MMPAWIGLGANLGDAATTVGAAITALDGLPGTRVLQASRLYATPAWGNEDQPPFVNAVAAVETSLAADELLQAMLALEQRFGRVRDPAVHWGPRALDLDLLLYGAQVLDQPGLQVPHPYMHERAFVLVPLAEIAPDLAIPGHGRVRDAVMRVDACGIAPIG; encoded by the coding sequence ATGATGCCAGCGTGGATCGGCCTCGGCGCCAACCTCGGCGATGCGGCCACGACTGTCGGCGCGGCGATCACTGCGCTGGACGGCCTGCCTGGGACCCGCGTGCTGCAGGCCTCGCGCCTGTACGCAACGCCGGCCTGGGGCAATGAAGACCAGCCACCGTTCGTCAACGCGGTGGCCGCGGTCGAAACGTCACTGGCAGCCGATGAACTGCTGCAGGCGATGCTGGCGCTGGAGCAGCGCTTTGGTCGCGTGCGCGATCCGGCGGTGCACTGGGGGCCGCGCGCGCTGGACCTGGACCTGCTGCTGTATGGCGCGCAGGTGCTCGACCAGCCCGGCCTGCAGGTGCCGCACCCCTACATGCACGAGCGTGCCTTCGTGCTGGTGCCGCTGGCCGAAATCGCGCCGGATCTGGCCATCCCCGGCCATGGCCGCGTGCGGGATGCAGTGATGCGGGTGGATGCCTGCGGGATCGCGCCGATAGGGTGA
- the panB gene encoding 3-methyl-2-oxobutanoate hydroxymethyltransferase, whose protein sequence is MSTHADSKPWTVPALAEAKRNGQKLVMLTAYDAGFARTFDANGVDLILIGDSLGMVVQGHDSTLPVTVADMVYHTRAVARVLQRALLVADLPFGADATPERALDASLQLLQAGAEMVKIEGAGFKVDIIRYLVEREIPVCAHLGLTPQSVLRLGGFKIQGRGDAARQLVEDARAVAAAGASIMVLECVPTPVAAEVTAAVEVPTIGIGAGPQCDGQVLVLHDFLGLDSGHRRPKFVKDFLAEGGSVAGATRAYADAVRDGSFPDEQHAYAS, encoded by the coding sequence ATGAGCACCCACGCAGACAGCAAGCCCTGGACCGTTCCCGCCCTGGCCGAGGCCAAGCGCAATGGCCAGAAGCTGGTCATGTTGACCGCCTACGACGCTGGCTTTGCCCGCACCTTCGATGCCAATGGTGTCGACCTGATCCTGATCGGCGATTCGCTGGGCATGGTCGTGCAGGGCCATGATTCGACCCTGCCGGTGACCGTGGCCGACATGGTCTACCACACCCGCGCCGTGGCCCGTGTGCTGCAGCGCGCGCTGCTGGTGGCCGACCTGCCGTTCGGTGCCGATGCCACTCCGGAGCGCGCGCTGGATGCTTCGCTGCAGCTGCTGCAGGCCGGTGCCGAGATGGTCAAGATCGAAGGTGCCGGCTTCAAGGTCGACATCATCCGCTACCTGGTTGAGCGTGAGATTCCGGTCTGTGCGCATCTGGGCCTGACCCCGCAGTCGGTGCTGCGCCTGGGCGGCTTCAAGATCCAGGGCCGCGGCGATGCCGCGCGCCAGCTGGTGGAAGATGCCAGGGCCGTGGCCGCTGCCGGCGCCAGCATCATGGTGCTTGAGTGCGTGCCGACCCCGGTTGCCGCCGAGGTGACCGCTGCGGTGGAGGTGCCGACCATCGGCATCGGTGCCGGCCCGCAGTGCGACGGCCAGGTGCTGGTGCTGCACGATTTCCTCGGCCTGGACAGTGGCCATCGCCGCCCCAAGTTCGTCAAGGATTTCCTTGCCGAAGGCGGTTCGGTGGCCGGTGCCACCCGCGCCTACGCCGACGCCGTGCGCGACGGCAGCTTCCCCGACGAACAGCACGCTTACGCCTCATGA
- the panC gene encoding pantoate--beta-alanine ligase, with product MIQTFNELGALRGQIAQWKREGLRVALVPTMGNLHGGHHSLVTLARQYADKVVASIFVNPTQFGPNEDFSRYPRTPEADVAGLEQVGCDAVWLPSVEAMYPLGVDKTTQMHAPGVSEVLEGASRPGHFDGVCTVVARLFLQVQPDVAVFGRKDYQQLAVIRQMVAELSFPIQIVGADIVRDEDGLAKSSRNQYLSAEQRPVATTIHRTLLGMREGYVAGQARDRIEADATAALQAAGFQVDYAVLRTPELAEPTFDGGGRVALIAARLGSTRLIDNLEF from the coding sequence ATGATCCAGACCTTCAACGAGCTCGGCGCATTGCGCGGGCAGATCGCCCAGTGGAAGCGCGAGGGCCTGCGCGTGGCGCTGGTGCCCACCATGGGCAACCTTCACGGTGGCCATCATTCGCTGGTGACCCTGGCCCGCCAGTACGCCGACAAGGTGGTGGCAAGCATCTTCGTCAACCCGACCCAGTTCGGGCCGAACGAGGATTTCAGTCGCTATCCGCGTACGCCCGAGGCCGATGTGGCCGGGCTTGAGCAGGTCGGCTGCGATGCGGTGTGGCTGCCCAGCGTCGAGGCCATGTACCCGCTGGGCGTGGACAAGACCACGCAGATGCACGCGCCCGGCGTGAGCGAGGTGCTGGAAGGTGCCAGCCGCCCGGGCCACTTCGATGGCGTCTGCACCGTGGTGGCGCGCCTGTTCCTGCAGGTGCAGCCGGACGTGGCCGTGTTCGGCCGCAAGGACTACCAGCAGCTGGCGGTGATCCGGCAGATGGTGGCTGAGCTGTCGTTCCCGATCCAGATCGTCGGCGCGGACATCGTGCGCGACGAGGATGGTCTGGCCAAGAGTTCGCGCAACCAGTACCTGAGCGCCGAACAGCGCCCGGTCGCGACCACCATCCACCGCACCCTGCTGGGCATGCGCGAAGGCTACGTGGCCGGGCAGGCGCGTGATCGCATCGAGGCCGATGCCACGGCGGCATTGCAGGCGGCCGGTTTCCAGGTCGACTATGCGGTGCTGCGCACCCCGGAGCTGGCCGAGCCGACGTTCGATGGCGGTGGCCGCGTAGCGCTGATCGCCGCGCGCCTGGGCTCCACCCGCCTGATCGACAACCTGGAGTTCTGA
- the panD gene encoding aspartate 1-decarboxylase, whose amino-acid sequence MHLSLLKTKIHRATVTHSELNYEGSIAIDDNLLAATGIREFEQVHIWDVTNGARFSTYAIRAEAGSGVVSLNGGAARHVQVGDIIIIAAFASMTEQEADSFKPKLVYVDGKNQITHTNDTIPTQAA is encoded by the coding sequence ATGCACCTGTCCCTGCTCAAGACCAAGATCCACCGCGCCACCGTCACCCATTCCGAGCTGAACTACGAAGGCTCGATCGCCATCGATGACAACCTGCTGGCTGCCACCGGCATCCGCGAGTTCGAGCAGGTGCACATCTGGGACGTGACCAACGGTGCGCGCTTCTCGACCTATGCCATCCGTGCCGAAGCCGGCAGCGGCGTTGTATCGCTCAACGGTGGCGCCGCGCGCCACGTGCAGGTCGGTGACATCATCATCATTGCCGCGTTCGCCAGCATGACCGAGCAGGAAGCCGACAGCTTCAAGCCGAAGCTGGTGTACGTTGATGGCAAGAACCAGATCACCCACACCAACGACACGATCCCGACCCAGGCCGCATGA
- the pgi gene encoding glucose-6-phosphate isomerase, producing MTTNNGFDSLHSHAQRLKGASIPGLLAAEPGRVQDLALRVGPLYVNFARQKYDAAALQALLALAADRDVGGAITRLFRGEQVNLTEGRAALHTALRGDVVDAPVAAEAYATAREIRQRMGVLVRALEDSGVTDVVSVGIGGSDLGPRLVADALRPVSGARLRVHFVSNVDGAAMQRTLATLDPAKTAGILISKTFGTQETLLNGQILHDWLGGSDRLYAVSANPERAAKAFAIAADRVLPMWDWVGGRYSLWSAVGFPIALAIGFERFEQLLEGAAQMDAHALDAPLERNLPVLHGLTDIWNRNLLGHATHAVMTYDQRLALLPAYLQQLVMESLGKRVQRDGQPVTTDTVPVWWGGAGTDVQHSFFQALHQGTSIVPADFIGCVHNDDPYTINHQALLANLLAQTEALANGQGSDDPHRDYPGGRPSTLILLDALTPQALGALIAMYEHAVYVQSVIWNINAFDQFGVELGKQLASGLLPALQGEDVAVADPMTREILAQLKR from the coding sequence ATGACAACGAACAACGGATTCGACTCGCTGCATTCCCACGCCCAGCGCCTGAAGGGCGCAAGCATCCCCGGCCTGCTCGCCGCCGAACCCGGCCGCGTGCAGGACCTGGCGCTGCGGGTCGGTCCGTTGTACGTCAACTTCGCCCGGCAGAAATACGATGCCGCGGCGTTGCAGGCATTGCTGGCGCTGGCTGCCGACCGTGATGTCGGTGGTGCCATCACCCGCCTGTTCCGTGGCGAGCAGGTCAACCTGACCGAAGGTCGCGCCGCGCTGCACACCGCACTGCGCGGCGACGTGGTCGATGCGCCGGTGGCGGCCGAGGCCTATGCCACCGCGCGCGAGATCCGCCAGCGCATGGGCGTGCTGGTGCGCGCGCTGGAAGACAGTGGCGTCACCGACGTGGTCAGCGTCGGCATCGGTGGTTCCGACCTTGGCCCGCGCCTGGTCGCCGACGCGCTGCGTCCGGTCAGCGGTGCGCGCCTGCGCGTGCATTTCGTATCGAACGTGGACGGCGCGGCCATGCAGCGTACGCTGGCCACGCTGGATCCGGCCAAGACCGCCGGCATCCTGATCTCCAAGACCTTCGGCACCCAGGAAACCCTGCTCAACGGCCAGATCCTGCACGACTGGCTGGGGGGCAGCGACCGCCTGTACGCGGTCAGTGCCAATCCGGAACGTGCCGCCAAGGCCTTTGCCATCGCCGCCGATCGTGTGCTGCCGATGTGGGATTGGGTCGGCGGCCGCTATTCGCTGTGGTCTGCGGTCGGTTTCCCGATCGCGCTGGCGATCGGCTTCGAGCGCTTTGAACAGCTGCTGGAAGGTGCTGCGCAGATGGATGCGCATGCGCTGGATGCACCGCTGGAGCGCAACCTGCCGGTGCTGCACGGCCTGACCGACATCTGGAACCGCAACCTGCTGGGCCATGCCACGCATGCGGTGATGACCTACGACCAGCGCCTGGCGCTGTTGCCGGCCTACCTGCAGCAGCTGGTGATGGAAAGCCTGGGCAAGCGTGTGCAGCGTGATGGCCAGCCGGTCACCACCGATACCGTGCCGGTGTGGTGGGGCGGGGCGGGCACCGATGTGCAGCACAGCTTCTTCCAGGCACTGCACCAGGGCACCAGCATCGTTCCGGCCGACTTCATCGGCTGCGTGCACAACGACGATCCCTACACGATCAATCATCAGGCCCTGCTGGCCAATCTGCTGGCGCAGACCGAAGCACTGGCCAATGGCCAGGGCAGCGACGACCCGCACCGTGATTACCCGGGCGGCCGCCCGAGCACGCTGATCCTGCTCGACGCGCTGACCCCGCAGGCGCTGGGTGCGCTGATCGCCATGTACGAACACGCCGTGTACGTGCAGTCGGTGATCTGGAACATCAACGCCTTCGACCAGTTCGGTGTCGAACTGGGCAAGCAGCTGGCCAGCGGCCTGCTGCCGGCACTGCAGGGCGAGGATGTGGCCGTTGCCGACCCGATGACCCGCGAGATCCTTGCGCAGCTGAAGCGCTGA
- a CDS encoding response regulator transcription factor, with protein sequence MSASTLGLLVDDDELYLRTLQRSLARKGLETQTAQDAASALALARQHPPAFALIDLKLGSDSGLALIQPLRALRADMRILLVTGYASIATAVEAIKLGADDYLPKPATVPMILRALGEEDDGPADDGEMEVPDAMTPISRLQWEHIQQAMHETGGNVSAAARLLGMHRRSLQRKLAKRPSPERDPSR encoded by the coding sequence ATGAGCGCCTCAACCCTCGGCCTGCTGGTCGACGACGACGAACTGTACCTGCGCACCCTGCAGCGCAGCCTGGCCCGCAAGGGGCTTGAAACGCAGACCGCGCAGGATGCCGCCAGCGCGCTGGCACTGGCGCGCCAGCACCCACCCGCGTTCGCCCTGATCGACCTGAAGCTGGGCAGCGATTCCGGCCTGGCGCTGATCCAGCCGCTGCGTGCGCTGCGCGCGGACATGCGCATCCTGCTGGTGACCGGCTACGCCAGCATCGCCACCGCGGTGGAAGCGATCAAGCTCGGTGCGGACGATTACCTGCCCAAGCCAGCCACGGTACCGATGATCCTTCGCGCTTTGGGCGAGGAGGATGACGGCCCGGCCGACGATGGCGAAATGGAAGTGCCCGACGCGATGACACCGATCAGCCGCCTGCAGTGGGAACACATCCAGCAGGCGATGCACGAGACCGGCGGCAACGTGTCGGCAGCCGCGCGCCTGCTCGGCATGCACCGGCGCTCGCTGCAGCGCAAGCTGGCCAAGCGGCCCAGCCCGGAACGCGACCCGAGCCGCTGA
- a CDS encoding ATP-binding protein yields MTGPDAPFLRTLCSLRWLAVGGQAATILVATWVLGLPLPQLPLWAGVAVLALFNIYTQLRPEAADTAPLTAFGHILVDVIILTWMVGWSGGMANPFSSLFLILIALAAFALPLRWALAVALACLLGYAASGIFGQPLPDGYFRAQDLNRWGVVANFLISAAVVLAFSTRLALALRQRELELSALRERFARNEGIVALATHAASVAHELNTPLATMTLLADDVAERSEEPEVREDMETLRELLVQCRERVLALAAPASADAPGRSHSSAQQVLEQWRLVRPTIDLHRNDDAPLRLPLDPGVGHLLMVLLNNAADAGEQAGRPRVDLDLRIEGDDLIGEVRDYGHGFNARAAVLPGKLFGSSKSEGMGVGLALSHATIERLDGEMWMRPAQGAGSRVGFRLPLAPREETP; encoded by the coding sequence ATGACCGGTCCCGACGCCCCGTTTCTCCGAACCCTGTGCAGCCTGCGCTGGCTTGCAGTAGGCGGCCAGGCCGCCACCATCCTGGTCGCCACCTGGGTGCTGGGGCTGCCGTTGCCGCAGCTGCCGCTGTGGGCCGGCGTGGCGGTGCTGGCCCTGTTCAACATCTATACCCAGCTGCGCCCGGAAGCGGCCGACACCGCACCGCTGACTGCATTCGGCCACATCCTGGTGGACGTGATCATCCTGACCTGGATGGTCGGCTGGAGCGGTGGCATGGCCAATCCGTTCAGCTCGCTGTTCCTGATCCTGATCGCACTGGCCGCGTTCGCCCTGCCCCTGCGCTGGGCGCTGGCGGTCGCGCTGGCCTGCCTGCTCGGCTACGCCGCCAGCGGCATCTTCGGCCAGCCCCTGCCGGACGGCTATTTCCGCGCGCAGGACCTCAACCGCTGGGGCGTGGTCGCCAATTTCCTGATTTCCGCGGCGGTCGTACTGGCCTTCTCCACCCGCTTGGCGCTGGCGCTGCGCCAGCGCGAACTGGAACTCTCGGCCCTGCGCGAACGCTTCGCCCGCAACGAGGGCATCGTCGCCCTGGCCACCCATGCCGCCTCGGTGGCGCATGAACTGAACACGCCGCTGGCAACCATGACCCTGCTCGCCGACGACGTGGCCGAACGCAGTGAAGAGCCGGAAGTGCGCGAGGACATGGAAACCCTGCGCGAGCTGCTGGTGCAGTGCCGTGAGCGCGTGCTGGCGCTGGCCGCACCGGCCTCGGCCGATGCGCCCGGACGCAGCCATTCCAGCGCGCAGCAGGTGCTGGAGCAATGGCGCCTGGTGCGACCGACCATCGACCTGCACCGCAACGATGATGCGCCGCTGCGGCTGCCGCTCGACCCGGGCGTGGGCCACCTGCTGATGGTCCTGCTCAACAATGCCGCCGATGCCGGCGAACAGGCCGGCCGGCCGCGCGTGGACCTGGACCTGCGCATCGAAGGCGACGATCTGATCGGCGAAGTACGCGACTACGGCCACGGCTTCAACGCGCGCGCCGCGGTGCTGCCGGGCAAGCTGTTCGGTAGCAGCAAGAGTGAAGGCATGGGGGTCGGCCTGGCCCTGTCCCATGCCACGATCGAACGCCTCGACGGCGAGATGTGGATGCGCCCGGCCCAGGGGGCCGGCAGCCGCGTCGGCTTCCGCCTGCCGCTGGCCCCACGCGAGGAAACCCCATGA
- the ispG gene encoding flavodoxin-dependent (E)-4-hydroxy-3-methylbut-2-enyl-diphosphate synthase — MHDAVTRPTPPSDATAWPRRQTHAVQIGGVTVGGGKPVVVQSMTNTDTSDVASSVKQVAELWRAGSEMVRLTVNTVEAAAAIPRIVDKLAMMGIDVPLIGDFHYNGHQLLTAEPACAEALAKYRINPGNVGFGKKKDLQFAQLIEFAIRYNKPVRIGANWGSLDQALAAKLMDENNLREQPWDAGRVLREALIRSALDSAEQAVELGLPRDRIVLSAKVSGVQELIAVYRDLAQRSDFALHLGLTEAGIGSKGIVASSAALGVLLQEGIGDTIRISLTPEPGQSRTQEVIVAQELLQTTGQRAFTPLVTACPGCGRTTSEFFQELAKVVQNHVREKMPLWKIHHPGAENMTLAVMGCIVNGPGESRHANIGISLPGTGETPAAPVFVDGEKKVTLRGDNIAQEFVALIDDYVEHTYVRSAG, encoded by the coding sequence ATGCACGACGCCGTCACCCGCCCGACTCCGCCCTCCGATGCCACTGCCTGGCCGCGCCGCCAGACCCATGCCGTCCAGATCGGCGGAGTCACCGTGGGCGGAGGCAAGCCGGTGGTGGTGCAGTCGATGACCAACACCGACACCTCCGACGTCGCCTCCAGCGTGAAGCAGGTGGCCGAGTTGTGGCGTGCCGGTTCGGAGATGGTGCGGCTGACCGTCAATACCGTGGAAGCCGCTGCGGCGATCCCGCGCATTGTCGACAAGCTGGCGATGATGGGCATCGACGTGCCGCTGATCGGCGATTTCCACTACAACGGCCACCAGCTGCTGACCGCCGAACCGGCATGTGCCGAAGCACTGGCCAAGTACCGCATCAACCCGGGCAACGTCGGCTTCGGCAAGAAGAAGGATCTGCAGTTCGCCCAGCTGATCGAATTCGCCATCCGTTACAACAAGCCGGTGCGCATCGGCGCCAACTGGGGCTCGCTGGACCAGGCCCTGGCGGCGAAGCTGATGGACGAGAACAACCTGCGCGAACAGCCCTGGGACGCCGGCCGCGTGCTGCGCGAGGCGCTGATCCGCTCGGCGCTGGATTCGGCCGAGCAGGCGGTGGAGCTGGGCCTGCCGCGCGATCGCATCGTGCTGTCGGCCAAGGTCAGTGGCGTGCAGGAGCTGATCGCGGTGTACCGCGACCTGGCGCAGCGCTCCGACTTCGCCCTGCACCTGGGCCTGACCGAGGCCGGTATCGGCAGCAAGGGCATCGTGGCATCGTCCGCGGCGCTGGGCGTGCTGCTGCAGGAAGGCATCGGTGACACCATCCGGATCTCGCTGACCCCGGAACCGGGCCAGTCGCGTACGCAGGAAGTGATCGTCGCCCAGGAACTGCTGCAGACCACCGGGCAGCGTGCCTTCACGCCGCTGGTCACGGCCTGCCCGGGCTGCGGCCGCACCACCTCCGAGTTCTTCCAGGAGCTGGCCAAGGTGGTGCAGAACCACGTGCGCGAGAAGATGCCGCTGTGGAAGATCCATCACCCGGGTGCGGAGAACATGACCCTGGCGGTGATGGGCTGCATCGTCAACGGACCGGGTGAGTCGCGCCATGCCAACATCGGCATCTCGCTGCCGGGCACGGGTGAGACGCCTGCGGCACCGGTGTTCGTCGATGGCGAGAAGAAGGTGACCCTGCGTGGCGACAACATCGCCCAGGAGTTCGTCGCCCTGATCGACGATTACGTCGAACACACGTATGTCCGAAGCGCCGGATAA